A genomic stretch from Pirellulaceae bacterium includes:
- a CDS encoding protocatechuate 3,4-dioxygenase, with protein MRSRINGRRLFLQQSVCATAAFATPGLFAEELVKTSSVGEGPFYPDKMPLDTDNDLLIINDSITPAVGTITHLTGRVMGPTGKPLRNAFVEIWQVDNAGCYIHSGSSNKETSDRNFQGYGRFLTDAKGNYYFRTIKPVEYPGRTPHIHVAVSKNGRRIFTTQMLVKGNTRNETDGLFRQIRSKAARDTILVDFKPLPGSKLAEHTANFDIVLGKTVEELEDGTLQGGIGAPVFRRRG; from the coding sequence ATGAGATCACGAATAAATGGTCGGCGGTTGTTTTTGCAGCAGTCTGTTTGCGCCACTGCCGCATTTGCCACTCCCGGATTGTTTGCCGAAGAGTTGGTCAAGACATCGTCGGTTGGCGAAGGGCCTTTCTATCCCGATAAGATGCCTCTCGATACCGATAATGATCTGTTGATTATTAACGATTCGATCACGCCGGCGGTCGGCACGATTACTCATTTGACCGGACGTGTGATGGGACCGACAGGCAAGCCATTGCGAAATGCGTTCGTCGAAATCTGGCAGGTCGACAATGCGGGTTGCTACATCCATTCCGGCAGTTCCAACAAGGAAACGTCGGATCGGAATTTTCAGGGTTATGGTCGGTTTTTGACCGATGCGAAAGGCAATTACTACTTTCGCACGATCAAGCCTGTTGAATACCCAGGCCGAACTCCCCACATTCACGTGGCTGTGAGTAAGAATGGTCGTCGAATCTTTACTACGCAGATGCTGGTTAAAGGGAACACTCGTAATGAGACTGACGGGCTGTTTCGGCAGATCAGAAGTAAAGCCGCTCGCGACACGATTCTAGTTGACTTCAAGCCGCTACCCGGCTCAAAGCTGGCAGAGCATACGGCCAATTTTGATATTGTGCTCGGTAAGACTGTGGAAGAACTCGAAGATGGA
- a CDS encoding GDSL-type esterase/lipase family protein yields MTSRQLSLLLTLLTLAHLPHQGWSQIAQEEARPAKKQARSQRDTKHSETTQPNPVRDPQFAQYGIYEQTSPRAKSAPPTNTVLPIVFQTGDRIMLIGNTLFDRAQHFGHLEAAFQQQFPQHQLVVRNLAWSADESNLQPRPANFADLDQHLTHEKADIILVAYGFNESFAGPDGLEAFRHTLASFLTGLRSKAFNGISAAKVILVSPIANENIKHVPAADLNNENIRQYTAAMEQVARDQGIGFVNLFEPTLSVMADPRRDLTINGIHLSHEGYQLFATILHSAITGHPAPKTTAALRAAIVDKNKQFFRRYRPINTFYYTGGRNKSYGYLDFLPAMKNFDLMVSNRDQLIWKLAEDKNPANLPDDSKLPPLPATKESRGANRWISAAAEQQEFTVDPRFEVNLFASEEEFPDIAAPIQMRWDNQGRLWVSCSTTYPHVYPGNNENDKLVILEDTDGDGQADKSTVFADDLHIPLSFEFGDGGVYVSEMPHLTFIKDTDGDGKADFRRRVLTGFGTEDSHHALHDVAWTPDGDLIFREAVFHHSQIETPYGPVRQQNSGWFRFQPRNHRLQSFGTYSSTNPWGVTFDDWGQHVASHPIYASAFHATDPTYPQQHPRPTGLQAYSGTCGQEFIDFQTFPEELQGDFIKVRYKPTNRVELHHWHEKEFGFEEEYVGDIIFSSNLSFIPVDIRFGPRGALYICDWYNPVKGHAQYSLRDKRRDRHSGRIWRVKTKDKPLVDPPRIAGEEIRSLLEILKRPEYRYRYWAKRELRDRDPLQVATALKSWTAQLDSQDKRFRHHQLESLWLFRGINLVNPALLRELLSCNEHHARAAATRQLRYWHQALPDSISLLGAAANDPRGIVRMEAAIAASYIGSAEALGAVMDVLKHPHDQHLTYAIRTAFGSHALRQHWQDAPNSSIASFLKHAKQGSNLKEPTPSASEAEFDRQPNLKRVEVSCLPERMKYTVERFVVETNQPVKLVFLNPDANDHNLVIVKPGALEEVGMAANEMARDPQNANSNFIPSSKQGLILKASPMIGPGRQSRVHVLRFTAPNQPGVYPYVCTFPGHWVVMKGEIIVTDDIKNVNSILASRQQATFVKDWTLDDFPTVEIPTTQATVMRGMAAFIKARCNQCHLVAGHGIELGPELTKVSERFKGQKLLRQILEPSQEIHEKYRTYVIEQEDGRLLTGMIQKEDEEQINLVTNLLNPTAVTLIPKRKIADRSASKISSMPADLLNGLTRNEILDLLTYLEAGGYQLPHHLKHNH; encoded by the coding sequence ATGACCTCACGCCAATTGAGCCTACTGCTGACACTGCTCACCCTGGCACATCTGCCACACCAAGGTTGGTCGCAAATCGCCCAAGAAGAAGCTCGTCCAGCCAAGAAGCAGGCGCGGAGTCAGCGTGACACGAAACATTCCGAAACAACACAACCGAATCCTGTTCGTGACCCCCAGTTCGCGCAGTATGGCATTTACGAGCAGACATCTCCCCGAGCCAAATCGGCTCCCCCAACGAACACTGTCCTGCCCATCGTATTTCAAACGGGCGATCGGATCATGTTGATCGGAAACACCCTATTCGATCGTGCCCAACATTTTGGACATTTAGAAGCTGCCTTCCAGCAACAATTCCCTCAACACCAGTTGGTCGTACGCAATCTGGCGTGGTCTGCCGACGAATCCAATCTTCAACCACGACCGGCGAACTTTGCAGATCTGGACCAACACTTGACTCATGAAAAAGCGGATATCATCCTGGTCGCCTACGGCTTCAACGAATCGTTTGCGGGACCAGATGGACTGGAAGCATTTCGTCACACCCTCGCTAGTTTCCTTACCGGCTTGCGATCGAAAGCCTTCAACGGAATCAGCGCCGCCAAGGTAATTCTAGTTTCGCCGATCGCCAACGAAAACATCAAGCACGTACCAGCTGCCGATCTGAACAACGAGAACATTCGGCAATATACCGCCGCAATGGAGCAGGTGGCCCGAGACCAGGGAATTGGCTTTGTGAATCTTTTCGAGCCTACACTTTCAGTAATGGCCGATCCGCGTCGCGACTTGACGATCAACGGAATCCACCTATCTCACGAAGGCTACCAACTATTCGCAACGATTCTTCACAGCGCCATCACCGGTCATCCGGCGCCAAAAACAACCGCCGCACTTCGAGCAGCAATTGTCGACAAGAACAAACAGTTCTTTCGCCGCTATCGACCCATCAACACTTTCTACTACACGGGGGGCCGAAACAAGAGCTACGGCTACCTGGACTTTTTACCCGCCATGAAAAACTTCGACCTCATGGTTTCCAACCGCGATCAGCTCATCTGGAAGTTGGCTGAGGACAAGAATCCCGCCAACCTGCCTGACGACTCGAAACTACCACCGCTGCCTGCCACCAAGGAAAGTCGCGGCGCAAACCGCTGGATTAGCGCAGCAGCAGAGCAACAGGAATTCACCGTCGACCCGCGTTTCGAAGTCAACTTATTCGCAAGCGAAGAAGAGTTTCCTGACATCGCCGCTCCAATACAAATGCGATGGGACAATCAAGGCCGTCTCTGGGTCAGCTGTTCCACAACCTACCCGCACGTCTATCCCGGTAACAATGAAAATGACAAATTGGTAATTTTGGAAGACACTGACGGTGATGGGCAAGCCGACAAATCAACGGTGTTTGCCGATGACCTTCACATCCCGCTCTCCTTCGAATTCGGTGACGGCGGCGTCTACGTATCGGAAATGCCCCACCTGACATTTATCAAGGACACCGACGGTGATGGCAAAGCCGATTTTCGTCGACGGGTTTTAACGGGATTCGGAACGGAAGACTCACATCATGCCTTGCATGATGTGGCCTGGACTCCCGACGGTGACCTCATCTTCCGAGAAGCCGTTTTTCACCATTCTCAAATCGAAACTCCTTATGGACCGGTTCGTCAACAAAACAGCGGCTGGTTTCGCTTTCAACCGCGCAACCATCGCCTGCAAAGCTTTGGTACCTATTCGAGTACGAATCCTTGGGGCGTGACGTTTGATGACTGGGGGCAACACGTCGCCAGTCATCCCATTTATGCATCGGCGTTTCACGCCACGGATCCCACCTATCCTCAACAACATCCCCGCCCGACCGGCCTGCAAGCCTATTCCGGCACCTGCGGACAGGAATTTATCGACTTCCAAACATTCCCTGAAGAACTCCAAGGAGATTTCATCAAGGTTCGGTACAAGCCCACGAATCGCGTCGAATTGCATCATTGGCACGAAAAGGAATTCGGCTTCGAGGAAGAATATGTGGGAGACATTATTTTTTCTTCCAACCTGAGTTTTATCCCGGTCGACATCCGCTTTGGTCCACGCGGCGCGTTGTACATTTGTGACTGGTACAACCCCGTGAAAGGACATGCCCAATATTCGCTTCGAGACAAGCGTCGAGATCGTCACTCAGGTCGAATCTGGCGAGTCAAGACGAAAGACAAACCGTTGGTCGATCCGCCCCGGATTGCGGGAGAGGAAATCCGATCGCTTCTCGAAATCCTCAAACGACCCGAATACCGTTATCGCTACTGGGCAAAGCGAGAGCTGCGAGATCGAGACCCGTTGCAGGTCGCCACCGCATTAAAGTCCTGGACTGCGCAACTCGATTCACAAGACAAACGATTTCGCCACCACCAGCTCGAATCGCTCTGGCTTTTTCGCGGCATCAATCTCGTCAATCCCGCCTTATTGCGAGAACTTCTCAGCTGCAACGAACACCACGCGCGAGCGGCGGCAACTCGACAGTTACGATATTGGCACCAAGCATTACCGGATTCGATTTCATTGTTGGGAGCTGCTGCCAATGACCCGCGAGGAATCGTCCGCATGGAGGCGGCAATCGCGGCCAGCTACATCGGCTCAGCGGAAGCGCTGGGAGCAGTCATGGATGTCCTGAAACATCCCCACGACCAACACCTCACCTATGCGATCAGAACGGCGTTTGGCTCCCACGCACTCCGTCAGCACTGGCAAGACGCACCGAATTCAAGCATCGCATCCTTCTTGAAGCACGCCAAACAAGGCAGCAATCTGAAGGAACCAACGCCTTCAGCATCCGAAGCCGAATTCGATCGCCAACCGAATCTAAAACGCGTTGAAGTCTCCTGCTTGCCCGAACGAATGAAATACACCGTAGAACGATTCGTGGTGGAAACAAATCAGCCGGTGAAGTTAGTCTTTCTAAATCCTGACGCCAATGACCACAATCTGGTCATCGTCAAGCCGGGCGCCCTGGAAGAAGTAGGCATGGCCGCGAATGAAATGGCAAGAGATCCACAAAACGCAAACTCCAACTTCATCCCCTCGTCGAAACAAGGTTTGATTCTCAAAGCGTCGCCCATGATTGGCCCGGGCCGACAATCGCGTGTCCATGTCCTCCGATTCACCGCCCCCAATCAACCGGGTGTCTACCCTTACGTCTGCACTTTCCCCGGCCACTGGGTCGTAATGAAGGGCGAAATCATCGTCACAGACGACATCAAGAATGTGAACTCTATTCTCGCTTCCCGGCAACAAGCAACGTTTGTGAAGGACTGGACTCTCGATGACTTCCCCACCGTCGAAATACCAACCACTCAAGCCACAGTCATGCGGGGTATGGCAGCCTTCATCAAAGCGCGCTGCAATCAATGTCACCTCGTCGCTGGACATGGGATTGAACTCGGACCCGAATTAACGAAGGTGTCGGAAAGATTCAAAGGTCAGAAACTCCTTCGCCAGATTCTGGAACCGTCACAGGAGATTCATGAAAAGTACCGCACCTATGTAATTGAACAAGAGGACGGCCGACTGCTGACCGGCATGATTCAAAAAGAAGATGAAGAGCAGATAAACCTCGTAACCAACCTGCTGAATCCAACAGCAGTCACCCTGATCCCCAAACGAAAGATTGCTGACCGATCCGCATCCAAGATTTCCTCGATGCCAGCAGATCTGCTGAATGGATTGACCCGCAACGAGATACTCGATCTGCTGACTTACCTGGAAGCGGGCGGCTACCAACTACCGCATCACCTGAAGCACAATCATTGA
- a CDS encoding sulfatase-like hydrolase/transferase encodes MLRFSIVFCCLVLTAPTAEASESSESSDDRPNILWIIVEDASAHLGSYGETTVKTPHLDALAQSGIQFDNAFVTCPVCSPSRSAMVTGMYQTTLGAHQHRSQTASGKGRGGDAYLASYELPIPSIPRLFQQAGYYTCNSATGLPKAKFGKTDYNFVWNKQDYDAADWKGRAKNQPFFAQVQLRGGKKRKAQSDGISADNVRLPPYYPDHPVLKEDWADYLNAWVQVDQEVAAILNRLEREGIAAATAVFFWTDHGVSHLRGKQFLYEEGIRVPLIARMPHGAQAGERRDDLVLQIDVAATSLALAKIKVPDHIQGRDLLSADYEARPMIVSARDRCDETVELMRCVRTPRYKYIRNFMPHLPHAQPNVYKDKKSIIKTMRQLHAKGQLNQLQARPFRIPRPTEELYDLKNDPHETNNLAGERAQAETIYKLREFLFDWMASSGDLGLIPEPILEELGRTYRNKYYVLQASQNSNLLNELRQVIEAGEQQNTNRVIRGLVSSHAAVRYWAATQLGLYGVPQDAARILPLAEDKSAAVRVAATLALCRLGRTEFCGRLADELDNDNYAVGLYAIRGLELVGQHARPFLPQIEAAQDHRYEFTRRIANRLASTLHNTSP; translated from the coding sequence ATGCTCCGCTTTTCAATCGTTTTCTGCTGCTTGGTGCTGACCGCACCGACAGCAGAAGCCAGCGAATCTTCCGAGTCTAGCGACGATCGACCGAATATTTTATGGATCATCGTCGAAGATGCTTCTGCACACTTGGGTAGTTATGGCGAAACAACGGTCAAGACACCTCATCTTGATGCACTCGCGCAGTCCGGCATTCAATTCGACAACGCCTTTGTGACTTGCCCTGTCTGCTCGCCAAGTCGCTCTGCGATGGTAACCGGCATGTACCAAACAACCCTCGGCGCGCATCAACATCGAAGCCAAACCGCCAGTGGCAAGGGGCGCGGAGGCGACGCCTACCTGGCGAGCTACGAATTACCTATCCCGTCGATTCCACGGCTCTTTCAACAAGCTGGCTACTACACGTGCAACAGTGCGACGGGATTGCCCAAGGCGAAATTTGGCAAGACAGACTATAACTTTGTCTGGAATAAGCAGGATTACGACGCTGCTGATTGGAAAGGACGAGCGAAGAACCAACCTTTTTTTGCTCAGGTCCAATTACGAGGCGGGAAAAAACGGAAAGCCCAGTCCGATGGGATCTCGGCAGACAACGTAAGGTTACCGCCCTACTATCCCGATCATCCCGTCTTGAAAGAGGACTGGGCAGACTACTTGAACGCTTGGGTCCAAGTCGATCAAGAAGTAGCTGCCATCCTGAACAGGCTCGAAAGGGAAGGAATTGCGGCAGCAACGGCTGTTTTCTTTTGGACAGACCATGGAGTCAGTCATTTACGAGGCAAACAGTTTCTTTATGAAGAAGGTATCCGCGTACCGCTGATCGCGCGCATGCCACACGGAGCCCAGGCAGGCGAGCGCCGCGACGACTTGGTTCTTCAAATCGATGTGGCCGCTACATCACTCGCGTTGGCAAAGATCAAGGTACCGGACCACATACAAGGTCGCGATCTGTTGAGTGCTGATTACGAGGCTCGCCCAATGATCGTCAGCGCTCGAGATCGGTGCGATGAGACAGTCGAGTTAATGCGATGTGTCCGAACGCCTCGTTATAAGTACATCCGAAACTTCATGCCCCATTTGCCACACGCGCAACCCAATGTATACAAGGACAAGAAGTCCATTATCAAAACGATGCGACAACTGCACGCAAAAGGTCAATTGAATCAATTACAGGCGCGCCCGTTTCGCATTCCGCGACCAACCGAGGAATTGTATGACCTCAAAAACGATCCTCATGAAACAAACAATCTGGCAGGCGAACGGGCACAGGCGGAAACGATATATAAATTGCGAGAATTCTTGTTTGACTGGATGGCAAGCAGCGGTGACCTGGGTCTGATCCCTGAGCCGATACTGGAAGAACTGGGGCGGACTTATCGAAACAAGTATTACGTTCTGCAAGCCTCTCAAAATTCAAACTTACTTAACGAACTTCGCCAAGTCATCGAAGCGGGTGAGCAACAAAACACGAATCGGGTAATCCGAGGGCTCGTTTCTTCACACGCTGCCGTGCGTTACTGGGCAGCCACTCAACTGGGCCTCTACGGCGTTCCTCAAGACGCGGCTCGCATCCTACCCTTAGCTGAAGATAAGTCCGCCGCGGTCCGCGTGGCAGCAACGTTGGCTCTTTGTCGTCTGGGGCGAACTGAATTTTGCGGGCGTCTAGCCGACGAACTCGATAACGACAATTACGCGGTAGGCTTGTACGCCATCCGCGGCTTGGAGCTGGTGGGACAACACGCTCGACCCTTTTTGCCACAAATCGAAGCTGCGCAGGATCATCGTTACGAATTCACTCGCCGAATCGCCAATCGTTTGGCCAGCACCCTGCACAACACGAGCCCTTAG
- a CDS encoding ThuA domain-containing protein, giving the protein MCRLLLVLLTLLPSSILPSSILWAHEPKAKATKANRDLEKPIRTLVYSNTAYYRHPDIPAINRWLVLEGDKYGIECDVTEHWKDLQRRKLDDYDLLILNNANQLDRVIPVEQRQAVEAWFESGKGIVGLHAALVMQTKWPWLVELGGCDFDSDSVFQRARVLVDPAAKNHPTVRGFGDAFWYQADWTNHTRSVTGLPGFQVLLRVDESTYEPVQKYFQERGGKPMGKDHPIAWTHEVGDSRFFYTELGHDLRSLNTKFGRQHVIEGIRWAANRSSKLDE; this is encoded by the coding sequence ATGTGTCGTCTTTTGTTAGTGCTGTTAACCTTATTGCCTAGCTCGATATTGCCTAGCTCGATTCTCTGGGCACACGAACCGAAAGCCAAGGCAACGAAAGCCAATCGTGATCTTGAGAAGCCGATTCGTACGTTAGTCTATTCGAATACGGCTTATTATCGACATCCGGATATTCCTGCCATCAATCGGTGGTTGGTTCTAGAAGGAGACAAATACGGTATCGAATGTGACGTGACCGAACATTGGAAGGATCTGCAGCGTAGGAAGTTGGATGATTATGATCTCCTCATTCTTAACAATGCGAATCAGTTGGACCGCGTCATTCCTGTTGAACAGCGCCAGGCGGTGGAAGCTTGGTTCGAATCGGGTAAGGGGATTGTCGGTCTACATGCCGCATTAGTCATGCAAACCAAGTGGCCCTGGCTCGTTGAGCTGGGCGGCTGTGACTTTGATAGCGATTCTGTATTCCAGCGGGCTCGCGTGCTGGTTGATCCGGCGGCGAAGAACCATCCCACCGTGCGAGGGTTCGGAGATGCATTTTGGTATCAGGCTGATTGGACGAATCACACACGCTCGGTCACTGGGCTGCCAGGATTTCAAGTTTTATTACGGGTTGATGAGTCGACTTACGAGCCCGTGCAGAAATATTTCCAGGAGCGAGGAGGAAAGCCGATGGGAAAGGATCACCCGATTGCTTGGACTCATGAAGTTGGGGACAGCCGTTTTTTTTACACAGAACTTGGCCATGATCTGCGTTCCTTGAATACCAAATTCGGGCGCCAACACGTGATCGAAGGGATCCGTTGGGCCGCAAATCGATCTTCCAAGTTGGACGAATAA